The following are from one region of the Numenius arquata chromosome 23, bNumArq3.hap1.1, whole genome shotgun sequence genome:
- the SCRN2 gene encoding secernin-2, whose translation MAGWDPAPSSCDCFVALPPHTATPAVIFGKNADRPRQEVQEIVYFPAAVHRPGDKVQCTYLEIEQAERTHAVVLSRPAWLWGAEMGANEHGVCVGNEGVWTREPVGEDEALLGMDLVRLGLERGSSAREALEVITALLERYGQGGSCKEEPVPFVYHNTFLLADRSEAWVLETAGQYWAAQRIQEGSRNISNQLSIGREITAEHAGLRQRARSQGWWSGDGEFSFAEVFSLPHQPPRMEAAKARYRAGKELLRQHAGHITAETFMAILRDKDSGICVDSEGFRTAGSMVSVLPRDPALPCVHFFTATPDPSRSVFKPFVFVANLKPTPQVRSPTFRDDPAKQIPRFQSTVDRRHELYRRHQAALELMERDQERGKKLLQTLWDLEKQGLEGMNALLGGTVAPSPEELADLFFDCVEAEMKFYT comes from the exons ATGGCGGGGTGGGATCCCGCACCCTCGTCCTGCGACTGCTTCGTGGCGCTGCCGCCGCACACCGCGACGCCCGCCGTCATCTTCGGCAAGAACGCCGACCGCCCGCGCCAGGAGGTCCAAGAGATCGTCTACTTCCCTGCCGCCGTCCACCGCCCCGGGGACAAAGTCCAG TGCACCTACCTGGAGATCGAGCAGGCGGAGAGGACCCACGCGGTGGTGCTGAGCCGTCCCGCCTGGCTGTGGGGTGCCGAGATGGGTGCCAACGAGCACGGCGTCTGCGTGGGCAACGAGGGCGTCTGGACCCGTGAGCCCGTGGGGGAGGACGAGGCGCTGCTGGGGATGGACCTGGTGAG GCTGGGTTTGGAGCGGGGCAGCTCGGCCCGGGAGGCTCTGGAGGTGATCACGGCGTTGCTGGAGCGCTACGGCCAGGGTGGGAGCTGCAAGGAAGAGCCGGTGCCCTTCGTCTACCACAACACCTTCCTGCTGGCTGACCGCTCCGAGGCCTGGGTGCTGGAGACGGCTGGCCAGTACTGGGCAGCCCAGCGGATCCAAG AGGGCAGCCGCAACATCTCCAACCAGCTGAGCATCGGGAGGGAGATCACGGCCGAGCACGCGGGGCTGCGGCAGCGAGCCCGCAGCCAGGGCTGGTGGAGTGGGGATGGCGAGTTCAGCTTCGCCGAAgtcttctccctgccccaccagcccccccgCATGGAGGCTGCCAAGGCCCGCTACCGCGCCGGCAAGGAGCTGCTGAGGCAGCACgcag GTCACATCACGGCGGAGACGTTCATGGCCATCCTGCGGGACAAGGACAGCGGGATCTGCGTGGACTCGGAGGGCTTCCGCACGGCGGGCAGCATGGTGTCCGTGCTGCCCCGGGACCCCGCCTTGCCCTGTGTCCACTTCTTCACGGCCACCCCTGATCCCTCCAG GTCTGTCTTCAAGCCCTTCGTCTTCGTGGCCAACCTCAAGCCCACGCCACAGGTGAGGTCTCCCACTTTCCGTGACGACCCGGCCAAGCAGATCCCGCGGTTCCAGAGCACGGTCGATCGGCGGCATGAGCTCTACCGCCGGCATCAGGCGGCGCTGGAGCTGATGGAGAGGGACCAG GAGCGGGGCAAGAAGCTCCTGCAGACGCTGTGGGATCTGGAGAAGCAGGGCCTGGAGGGGATGAACGCGCTGCTGGGGGGGACGGTGGCCCCCAGCCCGGAGGAGTTGGCCGACCTCTTCTTCGACTGCGTGGAGGCAGAGATGAAGTTTTACACATAA
- the LRRC46 gene encoding leucine-rich repeat-containing protein 46: MRGEVSPGPGVSLPHQGVPALIPHTLAVLSPPPPPARRFLPPIASGVFRLQTAVGLRQPPRDTHPRDRGREKDPGHLLAMAGQGETLLEDHEQMSLGVTLTDSLIATRNLPQLVEPLHPESRSVELLSPSTIRLDRENICTIGRLQSLQEIHSLYLQQNQIEKIENLGYFPNLRFLSLAGNRIRRVENLQPLRHLRVLDLSHNQIQTLDPDELPRSLRLLDLTGNECTHQHGYRELVVGALPHLLQLDAQPIHGSTCEEEEEGGSSSSEDEDDELLFEPSGPFTTGKDFFADLQQELAERSQRRRRESLKEHQTRLEELEELWQRQGLLLPPPPLSPGREGATPGPRQSQPPPQVKPGTQLPPLPRSGRQHACLQPQRPPGRSQPWSKPLEEKTHTKGERNRQLPAIPRTRTAPRSCD; the protein is encoded by the exons ATGCGCGGAGAGG TCTCCCCAGGCCCTGGAGTCTCTCTGCCCCACCAGGGGGTCCCAGCATTGATCCCTCACACCCTGGCAGTCCTGTCCCCACCGCCTCCCCCAGCCCGCAGGTTTCTGCCCCCCATTGCCTCAGGAGTCTTCCGCTTGCAGACAGCAGTGGGGCTACGCCAGCCCCCCCGAGACACCCACCCAAGGGACCGAGGAAGGGAGAAGGACCCAGGCCACCTCCTCGCTatggctgggcagggggagaccTTGCTTGAGG ACCATGAGCAGATGTCCTTGGGGGTGACCCTCACTGACAGCCTCATCGCCACAAGGAACTTGCCTCAGCTGGTGGAGCCCCTGCACCCAGAGAGCCG ATCCGTGGAGCTGCTGTCCCCCTCAACCATCCGCTTGGATCGGGAGAATATCTGCACTATCGGGAGGCTCCAGAGCCTGCAGGAGATTCATAGCCTCTATCTGCAGCAG aaccaaATTGAGAAGATCGAGAATCTGGGCTACTTTCCCAACCTGCG gtTCCTCTCCCTGGCTGGCAACCGCATCCGCCGAGTGGAGAACCTGCAGCCCCTGCGACACTTGCGCGTCCTGGACTTGTCCCACAACCAGATCCAGACGCTGGACCCAG ATGAGCTGCCCCGCAGCCTCCGTCTCCTCGACTTAACTGGAAACGAATGCACCCACCAGCATGGATACAG AGAGCTGGTGGTGGGAGCCCTGCcccacctcctgcagctggaCGCCCAGCCCATCCATGGCAGCACgtgcgaggaagaggaggaaggaggctcCTCCAGCAGCGAGGACGAAGACGATGAGCTGCTCTTTGAGCCGAGTGGCCCTTTCACTACAGGCAAAG ATTTCTTTGCGgatctgcagcaggagctggctgaacGCTCACAGCGGAGGCGGAGGGAGTCCCTGAAGGAACACCAGACCCGTctggaagagctggaggagctgtggcAGCGTCAGGGTCTTCTACTGCCTCCTCCACCGCTGagcccaggcagggagggagcaaccCCAGGTCCCAGGCAgtctcagccccctccccaagtAAAACCAGGGACACAGTTGCCACCCCTGCCGCGATCCGGCAGGCAGCACGCTTGCCTGCAGCCCCAACGACCTCCCGGCAGGAGCCAGCCCTGGAGCAAGCCTCTGGAGGAGAAGACTCACaccaaaggagaaagaaataggcAGTTACCCGCAATACCCCGCACCAGGACAGCACCGCGCAGttgcgattaa
- the MRPL10 gene encoding large ribosomal subunit protein uL10m isoform X1 — MRAAGPPPSHKPLRSRGKDGGAERRRSAMAAGLAARPAVRPPRLQGGHPALEGHALPAAEADGRDRVPGPAAGHPAVLPDPQERKGGGGSELGEAAVIAPSLRPIAARSLQDNGYTRLLRRQVEEVFRDNRMIAICQYNSMPGEDVVLMRHYLRKHNIEVKFVLNEIVRPVLSQSKYKNLLPLFVARNILLVSPELKAKEMLRVLKGVPQVNLLGACIDDTILSRRGVENFAKLPSLEVSQGQTVGALALLPSQTSSLLQRGPAHLTALLDEHIRRLQAGETGSPPEPAPAHSSGGH, encoded by the exons ATGCGCGCCGCCGGTCCTCCACCTTCCCACAAGCCTTTGCGCTCCCGCGGCAAAGATGGCGGCGCTGAGCGGCGGCGGAGCGCCATGGCGGCGGG GCTGGCTGCCCGCCCTGCAGTTCGTCCGCCGCGGCTCCAAGGCGGTCACCCGGCACTGGAAGGCCATGCACTTCCAGCGGCAGAAGCTGATGGCCGTGACCGAGTACCTGGCCCCGCGGCCGGCCATCCCGCCGTGCTGCCTGACCCCcaagaaagaaaaggtggagGAG GGTcggagctgggggaggcagcagtCATTGCCCCCTCCCTGCGGCCCATCGCTGCTCGCTCCCTTCAGGACAACGGCTACACCCGGCTGTTGCGGCGGCAGGTGGAGGAGGTGTTCCGGGACAATCGGATGATTGCCATCTGTCAGTACAACTCCATGCCCGGCGAGGACGTGGTGCTGATGAGGCATTACCTCCGAAAGCACAACATTGAGGTCAAGTTCGTCCTAAACGAG ATTGTCAGACCCGTGCTGTCGCAGTCCAAGTACAAGAATCTCCTCCCTCTCTTTGTGGCGCGCAATATCCTGCTGGTGAGCCCGGAATTGAAGGCGAAGGAGATGCTGCGGGTGCTGAAGGGGGTGCCGCAGGTCAACCTCCTGG GCGCCTGCATCGACGACACCATCCTGAGCAGGCGAGGGGTGGAGAACTTTGCCAAGCTGCCCTCGCTGGAGGTCAGCCAGGGGCAGACAGTGGGTGCCCTggccctcctgccctcccagacGTCCTCCCTGCTCCAGCGCGGCCCCGCACACCTCACGGCTCTCCTGGATGAGCACATCCGCCGCCTGCAGGCTGGGGAGACGGGGAGCCCGCCCGAGCCCGCCCCTGCCCACAGCTCGGGGGGTCACTGA
- the MRPL10 gene encoding large ribosomal subunit protein uL10m isoform X2, with protein MAALSGGGAPWRRGWLPALQFVRRGSKAVTRHWKAMHFQRQKLMAVTEYLAPRPAIPPCCLTPKKEKVEEDNGYTRLLRRQVEEVFRDNRMIAICQYNSMPGEDVVLMRHYLRKHNIEVKFVLNEIVRPVLSQSKYKNLLPLFVARNILLVSPELKAKEMLRVLKGVPQVNLLGACIDDTILSRRGVENFAKLPSLEVSQGQTVGALALLPSQTSSLLQRGPAHLTALLDEHIRRLQAGETGSPPEPAPAHSSGGH; from the exons ATGGCGGCGCTGAGCGGCGGCGGAGCGCCATGGCGGCGGG GCTGGCTGCCCGCCCTGCAGTTCGTCCGCCGCGGCTCCAAGGCGGTCACCCGGCACTGGAAGGCCATGCACTTCCAGCGGCAGAAGCTGATGGCCGTGACCGAGTACCTGGCCCCGCGGCCGGCCATCCCGCCGTGCTGCCTGACCCCcaagaaagaaaaggtggagGAG GACAACGGCTACACCCGGCTGTTGCGGCGGCAGGTGGAGGAGGTGTTCCGGGACAATCGGATGATTGCCATCTGTCAGTACAACTCCATGCCCGGCGAGGACGTGGTGCTGATGAGGCATTACCTCCGAAAGCACAACATTGAGGTCAAGTTCGTCCTAAACGAG ATTGTCAGACCCGTGCTGTCGCAGTCCAAGTACAAGAATCTCCTCCCTCTCTTTGTGGCGCGCAATATCCTGCTGGTGAGCCCGGAATTGAAGGCGAAGGAGATGCTGCGGGTGCTGAAGGGGGTGCCGCAGGTCAACCTCCTGG GCGCCTGCATCGACGACACCATCCTGAGCAGGCGAGGGGTGGAGAACTTTGCCAAGCTGCCCTCGCTGGAGGTCAGCCAGGGGCAGACAGTGGGTGCCCTggccctcctgccctcccagacGTCCTCCCTGCTCCAGCGCGGCCCCGCACACCTCACGGCTCTCCTGGATGAGCACATCCGCCGCCTGCAGGCTGGGGAGACGGGGAGCCCGCCCGAGCCCGCCCCTGCCCACAGCTCGGGGGGTCACTGA
- the MRPL10 gene encoding large ribosomal subunit protein uL10m isoform X3 produces MAALSGGGAPWRRGWLPALQFVRRGSKAVTRHWKAMHFQRQKLMAVTEYLAPRPAIPPCCLTPKKEKVEEVEEVFRDNRMIAICQYNSMPGEDVVLMRHYLRKHNIEVKFVLNEIVRPVLSQSKYKNLLPLFVARNILLVSPELKAKEMLRVLKGVPQVNLLGACIDDTILSRRGVENFAKLPSLEVSQGQTVGALALLPSQTSSLLQRGPAHLTALLDEHIRRLQAGETGSPPEPAPAHSSGGH; encoded by the exons ATGGCGGCGCTGAGCGGCGGCGGAGCGCCATGGCGGCGGG GCTGGCTGCCCGCCCTGCAGTTCGTCCGCCGCGGCTCCAAGGCGGTCACCCGGCACTGGAAGGCCATGCACTTCCAGCGGCAGAAGCTGATGGCCGTGACCGAGTACCTGGCCCCGCGGCCGGCCATCCCGCCGTGCTGCCTGACCCCcaagaaagaaaaggtggagGAG GTGGAGGAGGTGTTCCGGGACAATCGGATGATTGCCATCTGTCAGTACAACTCCATGCCCGGCGAGGACGTGGTGCTGATGAGGCATTACCTCCGAAAGCACAACATTGAGGTCAAGTTCGTCCTAAACGAG ATTGTCAGACCCGTGCTGTCGCAGTCCAAGTACAAGAATCTCCTCCCTCTCTTTGTGGCGCGCAATATCCTGCTGGTGAGCCCGGAATTGAAGGCGAAGGAGATGCTGCGGGTGCTGAAGGGGGTGCCGCAGGTCAACCTCCTGG GCGCCTGCATCGACGACACCATCCTGAGCAGGCGAGGGGTGGAGAACTTTGCCAAGCTGCCCTCGCTGGAGGTCAGCCAGGGGCAGACAGTGGGTGCCCTggccctcctgccctcccagacGTCCTCCCTGCTCCAGCGCGGCCCCGCACACCTCACGGCTCTCCTGGATGAGCACATCCGCCGCCTGCAGGCTGGGGAGACGGGGAGCCCGCCCGAGCCCGCCCCTGCCCACAGCTCGGGGGGTCACTGA
- the OSBPL7 gene encoding oxysterol-binding protein-related protein 7 has product MGSHEKDPSSPKRALSRSNSTVSSKHSSIQQGSESWEVVEEPRVQGSPGQEPQRHEGYLLKKRKWPLKGWHKRYFVLENGILKYATTRQDVLKGKLHGAIDIRQSVMSVNKKAQRVDLDTEENIYHLKIKSPELFASWVSSLCSHHQGEGPELCPRGGPAGRTPTNAQGPWTRILPSGSAPALSSLASSRDKVNAWLKDSEGLERCSAELSECQAKLQELTAMLQSLEALHRIPSAPLISSSQPSATAERPKKGRRSTKIWCTQSFAKDDTIGRVGRLHGSVPNLSRYLEPSQSQLPFSLPPEYTQLQRSFWVLAQKVHGSLSSVVAVLTAERARLEEMRQALDRRRSAPRPGGAGNSGAALRRFHSLSVSSDTTLDSFASLHPDEPDALPAKGREQQLSNRSIVSLADSHTEFFDACEVFLSASSSENEPSDDESCISEATTSACEDAAEPGGPGRPPTGAEGPGLPVEPTPLELPGPDPRRRSCLPARPPAPPGDVSLWGLLRSSVGKDLSRVALPVQLNEPLNTLQRLCEELEYSALLDRASRARDPRQRLVYVAAFAVSAYASTYYRAGSKPFNPVLGETYECVRPDRGFRFISEQVCHHPPISACHAESDNFIFWQDMRWKNKFWGKSLEIVPMGTVNVQLPRTGDHFEWNKVTTCIHNVLSGPRWIEHYGEVLIRNTHDASYHCKITFCKARYWGAGANEVQGAVLSRSGTVVERLAGKWHEGLHRGPAPGQCIWRANPMPRDHERNYGFTQFALELNELTPELRRVLPSTDTRLRPDQRYLEEGNVPAAETQKRQIEQLQRDRRRVMEENNITHQARFFRRLTDANGKESWVTNNTYWKLRLDPGFAHLDSAVLW; this is encoded by the exons ATGGGCAGCCACGAGAAGGACCCGTCCTCTCCAAAAAGGGCCCTGTCGCGCTCCAACAGCACTGTGTCTTCCAAACACAGCAGCATTCAGCAG ggctcGGAGAgctgggaggtggtggaggagccgcGTGTGCAGGGCAGCCCGGGCCAGGAGCCGCAGCGGCACGAGGGCTACCTGCtcaagaagaggaaatggcccctgAAGGGCTGGCACAAG AGGTACTTTGTGCTGGAAAACGGCATCCTGAAATACGCCACCACGCGCCAGGAT GTCCTCAAGGGCAAACTGCACGGAGCCATTGACATCCGTCAGTCCGTCATGTCCGTCAACAAGAAGGCGCAGCGGGTGGACCTGGACACGGAGGAGAACATCTACCACCTCAAG ATCAAGTCCCCGGAGCTCTTTGCCAGCTGGGTGAGCAGCCTCTGCTCCCATCACCAGGGCGAGGGGCCCGAgctctgccccaggggaggtCCCGCAGGGCGGACCCCCACCAACGCGCAG GGCCCGTGGACGAGGATTCTGCCCTCGGGCAGTGCCCCTGCCCTCTCCAGCCTCGCCAGCTCCCGGGACAAGGTGAACGCCTGGCTGAAGGACAGCGAGGGGCTGGAGCGCTGCTCGGCCG AGCTGTCGGAGTGCCAGGCGAAGCTGCAGGAGCTGACGGCCATGCTGCAGAGCCTGGAGGCCCTGCACCGcatcccctcagcccccctcaTCTCTAGCAGCCAG CCCTCGGCCACCGCGGAGAGGCCCAAGAAGGGCAGGAGGAGCACCAAGATCTGGTGCACCCAGAGCTTCGCCAAGGATGATACCATCGGCAGG gttGGCCGCCTGCACGGCTCCGTCCCCAACCTCTCGCGCTACCTGGAGCCATCCCAGAGCCAGCTGCCCTTCAGCCTCCCCCCCGAGTACACCCAACTGCAGAGGAGCTTCTGGGTCCTGGCCCAGAAag TGCACGGCTCGCTCAGCAGCGTGGTGGCCGTGCTAACGGCCGAGAGAGCCCGTCTGGAGGAGATGCGGCAAGCGCTGGACCGTCGGCGCTCGGCCCCACGCCCCGGGGGGGCCGGCAACAGCGGG GCTGCCCTGCGACGCTTCCACTCCCTCTCTGTCTCCTCCGACACCACCCTGGACTCCTTCGCTTCGCTGCACCCTGACGAG CCGGACGCATTGCCGGCCAAGGGCCGGGAGCAGCAGCTCTCCAACCGCAGCATCGTCTCGCTGGCCGACTCACACACGGAGTTCTTCGACGCCTGCGAGGTCTTCCTCTCCGCCAGCTCCTCGGAgaacgag CCCTCGGATGACGAGTCGTGCATCAGCGAAGCCACCACCAGCGCCTGCGAGGACGCGGCCGagccgggggggccgggccgccccccgacAG GAGCGGAGGGTCCGGGGCTGCCCGTGGAACCGACGCCGCTGGAGCTGCCGGGGCCGGACCCGCGgcggcggagctgcctgcccgcccgcccccccgctcccccgggggacGTGAGCCTGTGGGGGCTGCTGCGGAGCAGCGTGGGCAAGGACCTGTCACGCGTGGCTCTGCCCGTGCAGCTCAACGAGCCGCTCAACACGCTGCAGCGGCTCTGCGAGGAGCTGGAGTACAGCGCGCTGCTGGACCGCGCCAGCCGCGCCCGCGACCCCCGCCAGCGCCtg GTCTACGTGGCCGCCTTCGCCGTGTCTGCCTACGCCTCCACCTACTACCGGGCGGGCAGCAAACCCTTCAACCCGGTGCTGGGCGAGACCTACGAGTGCGTGCGGCCCGACCGCGGCTTCCGCTTCATCAGCGAGCag gTGTGCCACCACCCACCCATCTCCGCCTGCCACGCCGAGTCTGACAACTTCATCTTCTGGCAAG aCATGAGGTGGAAGAACAAATTCTGGGGCAAGTCCCTAGAGATCGTCCCCATGGGCACCGTCAATGTCCAGCTGCCCAG GACGGGGGACCACTTCGAGTGGAACAAGGTGACCACCTGCATCCACAACGTCCTCAGCGGCCCCCGCTGGATCGAGCACTACGGGGAGGTGCTGATCCGCAACACCCACGACGCCTCCTACCACTGCAAGATCACCTTCTGCAAG GCTCGGTACTGGGGCGCGGGGGCCAACGAGGTGCAGGGGGCCGTGCTGAGCCGCAGCGGGACGGTGGTGGAGCGCCTGGCCGGCAAGTGGCACGAGGGGCTACACCGGGGGCCAGCCCCGGGCCAGTGCATCTGGAGAGCCA ATCCCATGCCCCGCGACCACGAGAGGAACTACGGCTTCACCCAGTTTGCCCTGGAGCTGAACGAGCTCACGCCCGAGCTGCGGCGCGTCCTGCCCTCCACCGACACCCGCCTGCGCCCCGACCAACG GTACCTGGAGGAAGGCAATGTACCGGCGGCCGAGACGCAGAAGCGCCAGATCGAGCAGCTGCAGCGCGACCGGCGCCGGGTCATGGAGGAGAACAACATCACCCACCAGGCTCGCTTCTTCAG GCGGCTGACGGATGCCAACGGCAAGGAGTCGTGGGTGACCAACAACACCTACTGGAAGCTGCGCCTGGACCCTGGCTTCGCCCACTTGGACAGCGCGGTGCTCTGGtag